A stretch of the Duncaniella dubosii genome encodes the following:
- a CDS encoding ArdC family protein: MASGTNGASNSSGQQALDRFAQMMIERMEKMKGSDWEKGWIGGASSAGLPQNIMGRNYSGSNSFFLQLHTAAQGYELPVFLTFKQAHNFKAHVLKGEKAFPVIYWDMMVRDKDGKRISSDEYRAMSRDERKNLDVIPFVKAFPVYNIDQTNFREAQPERVQKLLDRFKVPEMRDTQGMYAHGALDRMVAEQTWLCPIQADRKESGAYYSPSRDIVVLPMKQQFNKGATPEDIYRDGMEFYSTMLHEMTHSTMTPERLNREAGAKFGDPKYAKEELVAELTAAMISHSMGFDSKVTDNSAAYLDSWIGALRQEPKFIVSVMADVNKASEMILDRVDAQRISLGEQPYLAKNDPLMAPLEDEICPFRNAAIIKTRSGDFALRASYNGVDLGVKPIERSTARMYFQLTDQREKDIFLGSAIRKNYESEIAGIDRRASKSLSIV; the protein is encoded by the coding sequence ATGGCATCTGGAACTAACGGCGCGTCCAACAGTTCAGGCCAGCAGGCTCTCGACCGCTTCGCCCAGATGATGATCGAGCGTATGGAGAAGATGAAGGGCTCGGACTGGGAGAAGGGCTGGATTGGCGGAGCCTCCTCCGCCGGCCTGCCCCAGAACATCATGGGGCGCAACTACTCCGGCTCAAACTCCTTCTTTCTCCAGTTGCACACTGCGGCGCAAGGCTACGAGCTTCCAGTGTTCCTCACATTCAAGCAGGCACACAACTTCAAGGCCCATGTCCTCAAAGGAGAGAAAGCCTTTCCGGTGATATACTGGGACATGATGGTGCGAGACAAGGACGGCAAGAGAATATCCTCCGACGAGTACCGAGCCATGAGCCGTGACGAGCGTAAAAATCTTGACGTGATACCCTTTGTCAAGGCGTTCCCGGTTTACAACATCGACCAGACCAATTTCCGTGAGGCACAGCCTGAGAGGGTGCAGAAACTACTCGACCGCTTCAAGGTGCCTGAAATGCGTGACACACAGGGTATGTACGCCCACGGGGCACTCGACCGCATGGTTGCCGAGCAGACATGGCTCTGCCCCATACAGGCCGACCGCAAGGAGAGCGGCGCGTATTATTCCCCCTCGCGTGATATTGTGGTGCTTCCCATGAAGCAGCAGTTCAACAAGGGCGCGACTCCGGAGGACATATACCGCGACGGCATGGAGTTCTACTCGACCATGCTACACGAAATGACGCACTCCACCATGACACCCGAAAGGCTCAACCGTGAGGCGGGCGCGAAGTTCGGCGACCCGAAATATGCGAAAGAGGAACTGGTGGCCGAGCTTACAGCGGCCATGATAAGCCACTCTATGGGCTTCGACTCAAAAGTCACCGACAACTCGGCGGCCTACCTCGATTCATGGATAGGCGCGCTCCGGCAGGAGCCGAAGTTCATCGTGTCGGTGATGGCCGATGTCAACAAGGCTTCGGAAATGATACTCGACCGTGTGGACGCACAGCGCATATCGCTCGGCGAACAGCCTTATCTGGCGAAGAACGACCCTCTGATGGCTCCTTTGGAGGACGAGATATGCCCGTTCAGGAACGCTGCCATAATCAAGACCCGCTCCGGCGACTTCGCCCTGCGTGCCTCATACAACGGTGTCGATCTCGGTGTGAAGCCTATCGAGCGTTCAACCGCGAGAATGTATTTCCAGCTCACCGACCAACGCGAGAAAGACATATTCCTCGGAAGCGCGATACGCAAGAATTATGAATCGGAGATTGCAGGCATCGACCGCCGCGCCTCCAAGTCACTCTCAATCGTCTGA
- a CDS encoding toprim domain-containing protein, with the protein MAPADYKVKFKELKSRVGIDDVAYSLGYRLDRKAGVGRYIELVLGEGRDKRDTIIVSNRRDKASQTFFRRDGSKGDVVSFIRENLSSFNVIGLTEWQKIAKVMAQFANMPEPDYDRDRDYVRSASAPQVFDPSRYRVKELDAANIPRLFAQRGLSADTVKALAPFISLVSDRRNENFNGYNIGFPYTEAGSDKTVGYEIRGVSGYKSKAAGTNSSTAAWVADLSHGNNGLVRHVFFCESAFDAMAFFQLNRPRLGEDIALVSLGGTFSDRQVLGVMERFPNARAYDCFDNDLAGRINGLRLMALVEDIPLKITKTPEGLMVEAKGKSFPVSPDRSAYTQFEPHISVRYRMGQWQPPKDFKDWNDCLLGKRSSIKILPTKHDRDDNLAEQRASGLKI; encoded by the coding sequence ATGGCACCGGCTGACTATAAAGTTAAGTTCAAAGAACTTAAATCGCGTGTTGGTATTGATGATGTCGCCTATTCGCTCGGCTACCGCCTCGACCGCAAGGCAGGTGTGGGCCGGTACATCGAGCTTGTGCTGGGCGAGGGACGCGACAAGCGCGACACAATCATCGTCAGCAACCGCCGCGACAAGGCTTCGCAGACTTTCTTCCGGCGTGACGGCTCAAAGGGCGACGTGGTGTCGTTCATACGCGAGAATCTTTCATCTTTCAATGTTATCGGGCTTACCGAATGGCAGAAGATAGCGAAAGTGATGGCGCAGTTCGCCAATATGCCGGAGCCGGATTATGACCGCGACAGGGATTATGTACGCTCGGCATCCGCGCCTCAGGTGTTCGACCCTTCGCGCTACCGTGTCAAGGAACTGGACGCGGCCAATATCCCCCGGCTGTTCGCACAGCGCGGACTGTCGGCAGATACGGTCAAGGCTCTCGCCCCGTTCATTTCCCTTGTGTCTGACAGACGCAACGAGAATTTCAACGGCTACAATATTGGCTTCCCCTACACGGAAGCCGGGAGTGACAAGACTGTGGGATATGAGATCCGCGGCGTGAGCGGTTACAAGTCAAAGGCCGCCGGCACCAATTCCTCCACGGCGGCGTGGGTGGCCGACCTGTCGCACGGCAACAACGGTCTCGTGCGTCATGTGTTCTTTTGTGAATCCGCCTTTGACGCTATGGCTTTTTTCCAGCTGAACCGGCCCCGGTTAGGCGAGGATATCGCCCTTGTCTCCCTCGGCGGCACGTTCTCCGACCGTCAGGTACTGGGCGTGATGGAGCGTTTTCCAAACGCCCGTGCCTACGACTGCTTCGACAACGACCTTGCCGGACGCATCAACGGACTCCGCCTCATGGCTCTTGTCGAGGACATTCCACTCAAAATCACCAAGACACCGGAGGGCTTGATGGTGGAGGCCAAAGGCAAGAGTTTTCCGGTGTCACCCGACCGCTCCGCCTACACTCAGTTTGAGCCGCATATCTCCGTGCGTTACCGCATGGGGCAGTGGCAGCCTCCTAAGGACTTCAAGGACTGGAACGACTGCCTGTTGGGTAAACGCTCATCAATCAAGATACTCCCTACCAAACATGACCGTGACGATAACCTCGCCGAGCAACGCGCTTCCGGCTTAAAAATATGA
- a CDS encoding glucosaminidase domain-containing protein — translation MSTLDTFLITVAMIAVPSVSMAQFHTITKETPIEAPPAVVNTKEPENVGYTESRELAMTVKYPDSIQIAFRNAGMVRKSCEEVAAADNLPPLTIKNLIAEIEKNGIKYPKIVLAQAILETGWFKSPVCRNKHNLFGLTNPRTGKYYEFNHWTESVKAYYTKVQYRYKGGNYLLWLKKIGYAEDPGYIRAVIRVLRQL, via the coding sequence ATGAGCACTTTGGACACATTTCTCATTACAGTAGCCATGATTGCAGTTCCCTCTGTGTCAATGGCTCAGTTTCATACAATCACAAAAGAGACACCGATTGAGGCTCCTCCAGCCGTAGTGAATACCAAAGAACCTGAAAACGTGGGATATACAGAGAGTAGAGAATTGGCTATGACAGTGAAATATCCTGACTCTATACAAATTGCATTTCGCAATGCTGGCATGGTGAGAAAATCATGTGAGGAAGTAGCTGCCGCTGATAATTTGCCCCCTCTCACCATTAAAAATCTGATTGCCGAGATTGAAAAGAACGGCATAAAATATCCGAAGATAGTATTGGCACAGGCAATACTTGAAACAGGCTGGTTCAAATCCCCGGTCTGCCGCAACAAGCACAATCTTTTCGGGCTTACCAATCCACGCACAGGCAAATACTATGAGTTCAACCACTGGACTGAATCGGTCAAAGCATATTACACAAAAGTACAATATAGATATAAGGGCGGAAATTATCTGCTATGGTTGAAAAAGATTGGCTATGCCGAAGATCCGGGCTATATCCGTGCAGTGATAAGGGTGCTCCGTCAGCTTTGA
- a CDS encoding DUF4099 domain-containing protein, with amino-acid sequence MNNSDTNFSNQLPFEQLAKLGLDREKVEKLPQEVKEKLINGEVTPLMEVTLPAGNGMVISLPLKLQLAADKDGNPTLIAYPVQRELSVDRNNELRLSQQELDALRRGDVLQKAIDINGEKTQQYLQLDPETKSIIHRRITEVQIEQKLKDMEKVNDIELGSQQKQQAREGKPVELSVGGEKVSVGIDLKEPQGFKVVKGDLKEWERQQKLRYDEQHPEYLGLVMTDKNRWEYQKVVENDSKERAISLDPTQKEERKSGLKR; translated from the coding sequence ATGAACAATTCGGACACAAATTTTTCAAATCAGTTACCTTTCGAGCAGTTGGCAAAACTCGGGCTCGACCGTGAAAAGGTTGAGAAATTGCCACAGGAGGTAAAGGAGAAGCTGATTAACGGAGAAGTGACACCTCTTATGGAGGTCACGTTACCGGCCGGGAATGGCATGGTTATCTCATTACCCCTCAAACTCCAGCTCGCCGCTGATAAAGACGGCAATCCCACGCTGATCGCATATCCCGTGCAGCGTGAACTGTCGGTTGACAGAAACAACGAGCTTCGCCTGTCGCAACAGGAACTTGACGCACTGCGCCGTGGCGACGTGTTGCAGAAAGCCATCGACATCAACGGCGAGAAGACTCAGCAGTATCTCCAGCTCGACCCGGAAACGAAGTCAATCATCCACCGCCGCATAACCGAGGTGCAGATTGAGCAGAAGTTGAAGGACATGGAAAAGGTCAACGACATCGAGCTTGGCTCCCAGCAGAAACAGCAGGCACGCGAAGGCAAGCCGGTGGAACTGTCGGTAGGCGGCGAAAAGGTATCGGTCGGCATAGACCTCAAAGAGCCTCAGGGCTTCAAGGTCGTAAAAGGCGACCTCAAGGAATGGGAGCGACAGCAGAAACTCCGCTATGACGAGCAGCACCCCGAATATCTCGGACTGGTAATGACCGACAAGAACCGCTGGGAATATCAGAAAGTTGTCGAGAATGATTCTAAGGAACGTGCCATCAGCCTCGACCCCACGCAGAAAGAGGAACGGAAATCCGGACTAAAGAGATGA
- a CDS encoding MutS N-terminal domain-containing protein produces MERMSTEYNRLKAIHPDSIILFDTEKGYELFGQDIEVGKKILNLDTNHFAPELMEDYLFMLVKSGKHIIINDEIDVYETKLNSKQEAHNPIDNTDMPRKKKEKTPQEELVKTTKSAVDETTPKEKKSESQSATQGEAAERKPREPQMVTVNGDKVTHGHAYQSKTNPEDWYFTAKINGEQLKPQKMDPADLVAYKEKELTVPQLMERYYPTKLMPRVPDVAYQVANVLPGPGGNLTIDKFNVYKETDETRADYGKYKFYAQVGDKKMSTTASREDLNAYFDRVATPGQLVERNFGDRLHLQSHYEQFRLPEGIDPKGIRVAKDKEDGKWKVSADLGDGRGRTSRQELSFDDGYSLFKTKTATREQIAAKYLTEEISTKLAAPLSMEKSASMKM; encoded by the coding sequence ATGGAACGGATGTCAACCGAGTACAACAGATTGAAAGCAATACATCCCGATTCTATCATACTATTCGATACAGAAAAAGGCTATGAACTGTTCGGGCAAGATATTGAGGTCGGCAAGAAAATACTGAACCTTGATACTAACCATTTTGCTCCTGAGCTTATGGAAGATTATCTGTTCATGCTTGTCAAGAGCGGTAAACATATAATTATCAACGATGAAATAGATGTGTATGAAACAAAACTGAATAGCAAACAAGAAGCACATAACCCCATAGATAATACCGATATGCCAAGAAAAAAGAAAGAGAAGACTCCCCAGGAGGAGCTTGTAAAGACCACAAAGAGCGCGGTCGATGAAACGACCCCGAAAGAGAAAAAATCAGAATCCCAATCCGCCACCCAGGGCGAAGCCGCCGAGCGCAAGCCCCGTGAGCCTCAGATGGTGACGGTCAACGGCGACAAGGTGACACACGGCCACGCATACCAGAGCAAGACCAACCCGGAGGACTGGTATTTCACCGCCAAGATCAACGGCGAACAACTGAAGCCTCAGAAGATGGATCCGGCTGACCTCGTCGCCTATAAGGAGAAGGAACTCACCGTGCCGCAGCTAATGGAACGCTACTATCCCACGAAACTTATGCCGAGGGTGCCGGATGTAGCCTATCAAGTGGCAAATGTGCTGCCCGGACCCGGCGGAAACCTGACCATAGACAAGTTCAATGTCTATAAGGAGACCGACGAGACCCGCGCCGACTACGGCAAGTATAAGTTCTACGCACAGGTGGGAGACAAGAAGATGTCAACAACTGCCTCACGCGAGGACCTGAACGCATACTTCGACCGCGTGGCAACTCCCGGACAGCTTGTGGAGCGCAACTTCGGCGACCGTCTGCACCTGCAATCCCACTACGAGCAGTTCAGGCTCCCGGAGGGCATCGACCCCAAGGGTATCCGTGTCGCAAAGGACAAGGAAGATGGAAAGTGGAAGGTGTCGGCCGACCTCGGCGACGGACGTGGACGCACTTCCCGTCAGGAGCTGTCCTTCGACGACGGCTATTCGCTTTTCAAGACGAAGACCGCCACACGCGAGCAGATAGCCGCAAAATATCTCACTGAGGAGATAAGCACCAAACTCGCCGCTCCGCTATCTATGGAGAAATCAGCCTCCATGAAAATGTAA
- a CDS encoding topoisomerase C-terminal repeat-containing protein, translating to MDTETKIIGRCPVCGGNVVKTCKGYRCENNTGEDGKCGLFINGVIGNRKMADAEVAELLEKRSILLDGFATKEWKTFPTVLVMAADGSINMESVVARCPRCGGEIRVGAKAFNCSNYRQEGSPCDFVIWRNIAGHLMTLDEVREICADGVTSHEVEMFGENGSVYRRKLGLSPDKLKVIKV from the coding sequence ATGGATACAGAAACAAAGATTATCGGCCGTTGCCCTGTGTGCGGCGGCAATGTGGTGAAGACCTGCAAGGGCTACCGCTGTGAGAACAACACCGGGGAGGACGGCAAGTGCGGACTCTTCATCAACGGTGTTATCGGCAACCGCAAGATGGCGGATGCCGAGGTCGCGGAACTGCTGGAGAAGCGTAGCATACTGCTCGACGGCTTCGCCACAAAGGAGTGGAAGACTTTTCCGACCGTGCTTGTCATGGCGGCTGACGGCTCTATCAATATGGAGTCGGTGGTGGCACGCTGCCCCCGTTGCGGCGGCGAGATCCGCGTGGGCGCAAAGGCGTTCAACTGCTCGAACTACCGGCAGGAGGGAAGCCCCTGCGACTTCGTGATATGGCGAAATATTGCCGGGCACCTCATGACGCTCGATGAAGTGCGCGAGATATGCGCCGATGGTGTCACATCCCACGAGGTTGAGATGTTCGGCGAGAACGGCTCTGTTTATCGCCGCAAACTCGGCTTGTCACCCGACAAACTAAAGGTCATCAAGGTATGA